In Vidua chalybeata isolate OUT-0048 chromosome 9, bVidCha1 merged haplotype, whole genome shotgun sequence, a genomic segment contains:
- the GADD45A gene encoding growth arrest and DNA damage-inducible protein GADD45 alpha — MTLEELPGERRAAGRMEQAGDALEEVLSKALSQRSLTLGVYEAAKLLNVDPDNVVLCLLAAEEEEAGDAALQIHFTLLRAFCCENDINILRVSNPARLAELLLPAAGPDPPADLHCVLVTNPQASQWKDPALSQLMCFCRESRYLDQWVPVINLPER; from the exons ATGACTCTGGAGGAGCTGCCCGGGGAGCGCCGCGCCGCCGGGAG GATGGAGCAGGCGGGGGACGCGCTCGAGGAGGTGCTGAGCAAGGCGCTGAGCCAGCGGAGCCTCACCCTCGGCGTCTACGAGGCGGCCAAGCTGCTCAACGT GGACCCCGATAACGtggtgctgtgcctgctggcggccgaggaggaggaggcgggggACGCGGCGCTGCAGATCCACTTCACGCTGCTGCGGGCCTTCTGCTGCGAGAACGACATCAACATCCTGCGCGTCAGCAACCCGGCGCGCCtggccgagctgctgctgcccgccGCGGGGCCCGACCCGCCCGCCGACCTGCACTGCGTGCTCGTCACG AACCCGCAGGCGTCGCAGTGGAAGGACCCGGCGCTGAGTCAGCTGATGTGTTTCTGCCGGGAGAGCCGGTACCTGGACCAGTGGGTGCCGGTGATCAACCTGCCGGAGCGGTGA